The Deinococcus sp. Leaf326 genome includes the window ATGGTGATGCCGAACGGCGTGCACGATCTCTACAGGCACTTCTGGCCAGGCCTTGCGTACCAAGCTTTCCCCTTCGACCGGGTGCGCCTGGACCATCAGCCTTTCCGCCACCGTCAGGGGGCGGCAGGCTTGTAGAAGATCCTGGGGAACGGCCAACTTGCCCAGGTCATGCAACCACCCGGCCAGATACGTCGTGACTGGGTCAAGCCCCAACGCTGGAGCGCAACGGGTGGCCAGTGCCGCCACCCCAACCGCATGATCCGGATCAGGCTGCTGCAGCACCAGCGTCAGCAGCGCTGGTGGTAAGTCCGGGAGCGTCAGCGTCAGGCTCATGCCACCACTGTCCGGATAAGCAATTCAGGAAACGTCAGGCAACGTGCAGGCATACCTCCACTGTCCCTGTCGTTGGGGTGACCGCCGTCCCCACCTCCCCGAACACCGGAGTCCTGGGGGGCGTGCGCGCCACCCCAACGACACGCACTCTGAAGTGGTGACGAACGACCTCTTCCTGACCTGTGCCCTGCTCCTCGGCGGTGTGACGGGCGCCACCACCGCCCGAGTCGCTGGCGCTCACCCCGTGGTGCTCATCCTCCCGGCCATCCTCGTGCTCGGTCTCGCGGTGATGCCCCTCCCCGAGTCCCTCCTGGCGGCCGCGGGCTTGACCCTCCTCGCCGTGACGATCTCGTTTTGCGCGTTTGTCCACACTCCGCAGGACCCTCACCCCGCTCTGGGTGGTGTCCCAGCCTTCGGTCTCGCTGCGCTCTGCTTCCTGCTGATCGCCCTCAGTCCCTTGATCGGTGGTCTCTCCGGTCTGGCCTTCGCGGCCTTGATCGGCTTGACCCCTGGCCTGCTGAGCCGCGCGCAGTGGACCGCTCTTCCGTGGGTGACTCCAGCACTGCTCCCAGGGCTGCTCGGGATGTTGACCCTTCTGTGCTTCATCACAGGAGCCACGCTCAATCTGGGCGCCGGCGCACTTGCCGCCGCACTTTTCCTCTTGTTTGCTCTTGCCCGCCCCGCGCGTCACACCCCACTCACTTCCCCCGTCAAGGACCTGTCATGACCACATTGCCGGACTCCGCTACTGCCCAATACATCACTCCGTTCCTGGCCGCCCTCGCCCAGTACGGCCACAACACCACTAGCCTCCAGCAATTCGGCCTCTCCCCTCTTGCCCTCGCCCGCAGGCAAGGCATCCCCGAGGGTCATCTCACCGGTGCCCTCCAGATCGCTGGCTACCCCATCGCCGAGCACCCCCAACCCGCTGCGGATGTGCCTGCCGACCTCAATCTCTACGTCGGCATCTGCGACGCCGTCGAGGCCTGGGCCGCGCGGGACCCTTTCGATCACGCCGTCGAAGAGTACATCCAGGGCATCGCGGCGTACGCGCCCCTCGCCCCACCCACCCCACTGCCCCACGCCAGCCCCCTCGCCAGCACGACCAATGAGCAGCGCCCCATGCGGACCGTCCTCGACGCCCTCTATCGGCTGGGCGTCGGGAACCTCACGCCGGAAGAACTGACCATGATGTCCTATCAGGACGTTCTCCTCGACACCGGCCGCATCACTCCCGTCGATCTCGCCAAGGCCTACGCGCTGTTCTCAGGT containing:
- a CDS encoding HD-GYP domain-containing protein, encoding MSLTLTLPDLPPALLTLVLQQPDPDHAVGVAALATRCAPALGLDPVTTYLAGWLHDLGKLAVPQDLLQACRPLTVAERLMVQAHPVEGESLVRKAWPEVPVEIVHAVRHHHERLDGRGYPEGLSSLPVLTMLIGAADVYDALTHDRCYRPAVGVAAAGEVLRDLALSREVVEVVLKCGSLGSSGSRSSCGGRAPLAGQCGGDPVAQ